The genomic stretch ACACTACAGCTTGCAAGTATGAGCGGTATAATAAAACTTAAAAGAAAAGTTTTAAAATGGAGTTGTATTATTTTTACGTGCATAAATTAAAATTTATTCGAGTGAAAGTTCAATTGTATTTAATTCTCCTGCTTTAACAGTAGCAACATCAGTTTTCTTTACTTCTTTATTTCCATCTGTTTTTAAAGCGGTGATATAAATAGTTCGATTACCGGGATAAATTGATTTTATAACATACGAACCACCTGTTATCTCTCCTTTTGCAGTATTATCAACCGTGAGTTGAATATTTTTGTATAGGTTATAATTCTTAACGCTTATTTTAAGGTCGCTTGGTTTAAGTTGTTCAGTTTGGGTTTTTAAAAGTTTTTGCAATTCTTCATTCCCGCCAAAAAATTCTTTCAGCCATACATCGGTTTCGGCTTTAACAATATTGCTTACGGTGTCATCAAATTTTTTAATAACATCAAGCAATGCAATAAAACCTTCAATCGTATCGGCTTTATGCTCGATTTTTTCTTTCAGCATGGTTCGTTCAATATCCCTGCGGGCATCACCCAATTCTAGCATGGTTGAATTTATACGCATCCATCCGGTTGAAAATCCGTAAAATTTATCAAGGAATAGCAAGCCTCCGCCAATAGCGGCAGTTATATAACCAATATTAAGAATCCATCCGTAGTTGTCAGATTTTATTAAAGGGAAAATAATTGGAACCAAACTACTTATAAGGAAAAGAATAATTGCAAATAAACGCACTTTTTTCGACCACCATTTTTTTGTGCCTTTATATTTTTTATACCAATTTGTATAAAAAATAATACGTTCAATCACTTGATCGTAAAGCTCATTTATTTTTGCTGGGGCTGTATTTGCATCCCATGAATAATTTTCATATTTGTTTCTTATTTTTCCATCCATGATTATTTGCTTTTTAAAGTAGCTTTTGCAAATAAAGAAATATTTAAGAAATAAATAAAATAAATATGAAAATTATTCTTCAGTAATTTTTTTATTGATTACAAGAAAGTAAAAATCGGCATCAAGTGGGAGGTAGCCGTACTCGTAGCAGAAATAATATGTTGTTCCTTTTTTTGTTATCAATACATTTGTATAATACCTGAAGTTAAAACCTTTTTCAAGAAGTTTATCTTTATGCACTTTTGCTTTATCAATAGGATTCAGCTCCTGGAGTATCCGGCGATTTTTTCTTAAAATATTATTTACGTTACGAACATAATTCGTCGTGTCGCTGTTGATACGATTATTGTACGAGTTTCTGCATTGGTCGGAACAAAATTTTTTATCGCTCCTTCCTGTAAAAACTTCTTTACATTCGAGGCATTTTCTTTTTTCCATCTAGCAAATATAAAAAAAACCCCTCTGTATCGGAGGGGTTTTTAAATTTTAATTCACTACAATTTTTTTATTGATTATTCCTTTTTCTGATTTTATCCGGAGGAAATATACACCGGTTGGATAACTCATCATGTCAATGACCTTCTTATATTTTCCGTTGATAGTACCCAGCGATTCTTTATATAATTCTTGCCCAAGGATATTTACTATTGAAAAATCTATATCGCTGTTGTACGTTTCAAATGACATGAACAACAGGTCTTTCGTTGGAATCGGATAAATTGTAAGATTATCTACCGGTTCATTTTCATCTATTCCTGCGCCGGTGTTAACGGTAATCCATACTGTATCAAGGCTGGTTCCGCACATATTGGTTACAGCTAAAACAATAGGGTATGTTCCATAATCAGTATATGTATGGGTAGGATTTTCCAATGTAGAAGTTGTTCCATCACCAAAATACCATAGATAAGAGTTACCGTTTAATGAGAAATTGAAAAATTCATAATACAATCCATTAGATCCGTAATTGAAATAAACAACCGGAAGTGGAGTAAAGGTAATTTCTAACGGGTCAATGCTTACTGACGAACAGCCATGAACATCAGTTACAGTAACCCAGTAAAATCCTGCATGTGTAGCGTGAACAGAAGGAGTAACCGATCCCGTTGACCAATTGTAATAATTATATAAAACACTTGTAGACAGATTTACAGCTACAGAATCGTTTTCACAGAAATTGATTGGACCATCAGCAATGATTATAGGTGCATCGGGTGATGGATAATTTCCTACTATAATTACATTAGAAGTATCGGAACAACCGTTAGTATAAGCACCTTCACAATAATAAGCTCCTGCTGTAGTAACATGAATTGATGATGAGATCGAACCATTATTCCATAAATATGAACTGTAGCCTGTTGTAGAAATTAAATTTACATCGATTGGATCGTTATCACAGAAGAAAACAGGACCATCAGGAGTTATTACAGGTGGCTCATAGTTTAACACAGTTACAGCAACATTATCGGTATTTGTACAACCATTGATATCTGTTCCCGTAACAGTGTAAATAGTATTTAATATCGGGTGAACGGTTATAGAATTATTAGCGATGCCATTATCCCAGGTATAAGAACTACCTCCTGTAGCTACAAGTGTAGTGCTTTGATATTTACAAATAGTTACAGCTTGTCCTGCATCAATGGTTGGTAATGCATTAACATTTACTGTTATGTCATCAGAACCAGAACAGCCGTTTATTGATATTGTGGTTACCACATAAGTGGTTGTTATCGGTGGAGTCGATATCGGGTCGGCAACAGTATTAGAACTTAAATAATTATCAGGTAACCATAAATAGGAATCACCGCCGCTTGCATGCAGTTGTATAGAATTGCCGTTACAAATTATTACATCAGAACCTGCATTTACAACAGGACTTTCTTTTACAGTAATAATTACATCGGCAACATCAGAACAACCATATGTATTTGAAACAGTAACATAATATGTTGTCGTTATTTGAGGATTAGCAATAGGATTGGCAATGGTAGTGCTGCTTAAGCCTGAAGCAGGGCTCCATATATAATCGGTGCCACCTGATGCGCTAATGTTTATTGAACTGCCACTGCAAATTGTGGTATCGTTGCTTGTGGTAACTGCAACATCAGGATTTACATTAACAACAACATTATCCATCGAAGTACATCCATGTTTATCTGTTGCAATAACTGTATAAGTAGTAGTAATTGCAGGTGTAGCTATAGGATTGGAAATAGTTGCAGAACTTAATGTTGATACAGGTGTCCAAATAAAACTATCCCCACCGGAAGCATTTAGTTGTGCTTCATGTCCGTTGCAAATGGTATGGTCAATTCCGGCATTAACTTGTTCTGTATTAAATAATGTAATATTTATATCATCTGTTGATGAGCATCCGTTAATATCAGTTACAGTAACAACGTAGGTAATAGCTGATGCAGGAGTAGTAACAGGATTATAAATATTAGTTGCACTTAAGTACGTTGCAGGTGACCATGCATATGAACCTCCGACTCCTGCACCAGTAGCGTTAAGATTCAAGCTAAAGCCAAGGCAGATTGTAGTATCGCTACCGGCATGTGCAACCGGGATAGGATTAACAGTAACTGTGATAGATGCAGATGCTGTATTGTAACTGTCATTTGCAACTACAGTATATGTTGTGGTTACAGTTGGTGATACAACAGGGTTTGCAATGTTGGATGTAAATCCTATTGGGTTCGAAGTCCATGCATAAGTATATGTTCCATTACCACCCGCAGCTACTGCGCTTAATTGGGTAGATGTACCCAGGCAGATTGAGCTTGGAGTTGCTGAGATTGAACTTATATTTATAGGAACACCTGATAAAAGTATATTCACCTGGTCTGTTCCGCTACATCCGGTTGCCCAGTCAAGAACAGTAAGTGTATAAGTTGTATTGGTATATAAGTTTGTAGTTGTTGGGTTCTGATTTGTTGGATTTACAAGGCTTCCGACAGGTGACCATGAATATGAATAAGAACCACTGCCACCGGTAGCAGAGCCATTTAATGTTGTGCTTGTTCCATATGGAATAGTAGCATCAGAACCGGCATTGGCAACAGGTGGGTTGTTTATTGAAACTGTTGTTGAACCACTCATTGTATTTACGCATAATGTAGTAACATTTGTAGCTACAATAGTGTAAGTTCCGGCAACAGTCTGATTATTGAAACATAATGCAGCACCTGTACCTGCCAATGGTGTTCCTATGTTTGTTCCGTTACATTGCAATTGATAACTTACTCCAAGTTGTGATAAGCTTAAGCAAACATTTACTCCTGTTGCAGTTCCACCGCAATAAGAACCTCCACCTGAAACTACATATACCAATGGTAAAGGATTAACAGTAATGTTTATCGTATCAACAACTGTATTATATCCGTCATCAAGAGTTATAATATACATTGTTGTAGTTGCAGGAGAAACTGTTGGGTTGAACGCTGAACTTGTAAAACCAGCCGGAACAGATGTCCAAGAATAAGTGTACACGCCACTTCCACCACTTCCTAAAGCTTGCAATTGTGTTGATTCTCCGTAACAGATAGTATCATCAGTTGCAGTTAATGAACTTATATTTAATGAATCGCCAGTGATTGTTACAATAATCGTATCAGTATCAATACATCCAAGCGAATCCGTAACAGTCAAAATAAACTCTGTAGTAGAATATAAATTATAGGTATTTGGATTCTGAGCATTAGGATCCACAAGACTGTCAACAGGTGTCCATGAATAGTTGTATGACCCGCTACCACCAGTGGCCGAGCCGGTTAAGCTGGTAGATATTCCATGAGGTATGCTGAAGTCAGCACCGGCATTGGCAACAGGCAATGGGTTTATTACAACTGTAGCACTCCCGGTAACGTTAACATCACAGTTAGTTGTTGTATTGGTTGCAATAACAGTATATGTTCCTGCTGCTGTCTGGTTTCCAAATGAAATAGCAGCACCTGTGCCTGCAACAGGGAGTCCTACCGGGCTTCCGTTAAGATATAATTGATATGATATTCCAACTTGTGAACCATCTAATCCAACAGGAACACCTGAAGAACCAGAACAATATTGACCTCCTCCTGTTACACTGTATAATGTAGGTAACGGATTGATTGTAATAATTACATTATCACTTACTGCTCCGCAAGGACCGGCAGGGTCATCAGTAGTTAAAGTAAGAGTAACTGTACCGGTAGCGATTTCAGTAGAAGAAGGAGTATAAACAGCATTAAGTGTGGTATTATTAGGATTGTATGTTCCCGTACCACCGCTCCATGATGCGCTTGTGGCAGCACCGCCAATACTTCCTGCAAGAGTAACTGTTTGGTCAGCACAAATAGTTTGAGGCACTCCTGCATCAACAGTAGGTAAGGGGTAAATAGTTATTGTAACATTATCATTTACTGAACCACAGGGGCCGGTAGGGTCATCGGTGGTTAAAGTTAAAGTAACAGTTCCTGCAGTGATTTCAGTAGAAGAAGGAGTATAAACTGCATTGAGTGTTGTATTATTCGGATTATAAGTTCCTGCGCCGCCACTCCATGTTGCGCTTGATGCGCCACCACCAATACTTCCTGCAAGTGTTACTGTTGAGTTTGCACAAATAGTTTGTGGGGCTCCGGCATCAACAGTAGGTAAAGGATTAATAGTTATAGTAACATTATCATTTACTGCTCCGCAAGGTCCTGAAGGGTCGTCAGTAGTTAGGGTTAAAGTAACAGTTCCTGCAGTAATTTCAGTAGAAGAAGGAGTATAAATAGCATTGAGTGTAGTGTTATCTGGATTATAAGTTCCTGTACCACCACTCCATGTTGCACTTGATGCGCCACCGCCGATACTTCCTGTAAGAGTAACTGTGCCATCAGAACAAATGGTTTGAGGTGCTCCGGCATCAACAGTGGGTATTGGATTAATTGTTATGGTAACATTATCGTTTACGGCATTACATGGTCCGGAAGGGTTGTCGGTTGTAAGTATAAGATTAACAGTACCGGCAGTAACTTCAGCAGCAGAAGGCGTGTAAACTGCATTTAAAGTTGTGTTGTTTGGATTATAAGTTCCTCCGCCACCGCTCCATGTAGCACTGGATGCGCCTCCGCCAATAACTCCGGCAAGAGTAACAGTAGAACCGCCGCAAATAGTTTGAGGCGCTCCAGCATCAACTGTTGCTGCGGAATTA from Bacteroidales bacterium encodes the following:
- a CDS encoding SLATT domain-containing protein, translating into MDGKIRNKYENYSWDANTAPAKINELYDQVIERIIFYTNWYKKYKGTKKWWSKKVRLFAIILFLISSLVPIIFPLIKSDNYGWILNIGYITAAIGGGLLFLDKFYGFSTGWMRINSTMLELGDARRDIERTMLKEKIEHKADTIEGFIALLDVIKKFDDTVSNIVKAETDVWLKEFFGGNEELQKLLKTQTEQLKPSDLKISVKNYNLYKNIQLTVDNTAKGEITGGSYVIKSIYPGNRTIYITALKTDGNKEVKKTDVATVKAGELNTIELSLE
- a CDS encoding choice-of-anchor L domain-containing protein; the encoded protein is FITSATVSSTTYAQVTRSFTPVSNGTYYFGIRINANSTPYYIGFDDFSLTETVSCLTPTTQASNISYTNTSCFYDATVNWTRGNGDACAVFITQGNAGGATPVDGTEYVANTTFGNGDDDGFGWYCIYNGTGTSVTVNGLNASTTYRVHICEYKCLGTNIKYFTSTAAANNPKDLTTGSTCTYCTGNSTICSEYISRVQVGTINNPSTCTAGGYKDYTALSTNMTTGIGYSMTVTNANGNGFPSDQCGIWIDWNRDGDFNDANETITGISGTPGKGPYTKTISPPSSASVGSTRMRVRIAYSETPYPCGTASYGEVEDYTINVASGACTTPGTPSITSTSGVTETSATFNWAAGAPAGSAVVSYYWAVGTVAGVDYVSDYVDRGITTDLSATSSLLSCNTTYYWTVKAYTSCNGTSSGYPAATSFTTSACPVVPANDQCAGAIAITCPSSTPGTTVGATTTGDPTATCGTTITAPGVWYTYTSTGVNDVTVSLCGSSLDTKLSIYTGACGALSCLIGEDDDYTVCGDNDPSITFSTTGAGTVYYLFVHGTGTSTGTFTINISCSAIVVPGCPTLTTPANGQINVGSPASLNWTAPTTGGAVSYYKLYFGTNNPPTNINNGINIGNVLTYSPPLSIATTYYWEITAVNSAGESAGCEIRHFTTETSSTLVVDNTTYSAEDLVNNYLVSGCLETKNIKFTGNSAQIGYFTGGSSTIGYYSGLVLSSGNAKDAEGPNNVSNKQTSYGRAGDSNIDAIVSPDKSNDASVLEFDFKPSSNTVSFRYVFASEEYNEYVNKFNDAFGFFLTGGSYTNKNIALIPGTSTPVTINNVNNGYRAAPDKGTGPCTNCSYYRDNCNGGLGYNVQCDGLTTVLTATASVTACNWYHIKLVVADVGDDILDSWVFLEANSFTSGDGITLATANPTATDVSYEGCTSSIVFTRADVTNTSSPISVSYTMSGSATNGTDYSSLSGSATIPSGETSVTVPVVALNDASTEGEELIILTVNSGGCPCSAVTLKDTIKLRDYTDVTANIVQADQAVCSGTSLALTSSATGNLLQYTWHSGSLTGPILTHNANYTTPALASAINYYLVVKDSCGNTASDNIHITISANSSIPTSATATPATICNGESSSLEVVGGTLGSGADWHWYKTNCGTGAVGTGSPLSVSPTGTTTYYVRAEGTCNTTGCVNVTVTVNQPVTVDAGTPQTICSSSTVTLAGSIGGSASSATWSGGTGTYNPDNTTLNAVYTPTAAEIAAGTVTLTLTTNDPAGPCPALSDDVTITINSAATVDAGAPQTICGGSTVTLAGVIGGGASSATWSGGGGTYNPNNTTLNAVYTPSAAEVTAGTVNLILTTDNPSGPCNAVNDNVTITINPIPTVDAGAPQTICSDGTVTLTGSIGGGASSATWSGGTGTYNPDNTTLNAIYTPSSTEITAGTVTLTLTTDDPSGPCGAVNDNVTITINPLPTVDAGAPQTICANSTVTLAGSIGGGASSATWSGGAGTYNPNNTTLNAVYTPSSTEITAGTVTLTLTTDDPTGPCGSVNDNVTITIYPLPTVDAGVPQTICADQTVTLAGSIGGAATSASWSGGTGTYNPNNTTLNAVYTPSSTEIATGTVTLTLTTDDPAGPCGAVSDNVIITINPLPTLYSVTGGGQYCSGSSGVPVGLDGSQVGISYQLYLNGSPVGLPVAGTGAAISFGNQTAAGTYTVIATNTTTNCDVNVTGSATVVINPLPVANAGADFSIPHGISTSLTGSATGGSGSYNYSWTPVDSLVDPNAQNPNTYNLYSTTEFILTVTDSLGCIDTDTIIVTITGDSLNISSLTATDDTICYGESTQLQALGSGGSGVYTYSWTSVPAGFTSSAFNPTVSPATTTMYIITLDDGYNTVVDTINITVNPLPLVYVVSGGGSYCGGTATGVNVCLSLSQLGVSYQLQCNGTNIGTPLAGTGAALCFNNQTVAGTYTIVATNVTTLCVNTMSGSTTVSINNPPVANAGSDATIPYGTSTTLNGSATGGSGSYSYSWSPVGSLVNPTNQNPTTTNLYTNTTYTLTVLDWATGCSGTDQVNILLSGVPINISSISATPSSICLGTSTQLSAVAAGGNGTYTYAWTSNPIGFTSNIANPVVSPTVTTTYTVVANDSYNTASASITVTVNPIPVAHAGSDTTICLGFSLNLNATGAGVGGSYAWSPATYLSATNIYNPVTTPASAITYVVTVTDINGCSSTDDINITLFNTEQVNAGIDHTICNGHEAQLNASGGDSFIWTPVSTLSSATISNPIATPAITTTYTVIATDKHGCTSMDNVVVNVNPDVAVTTSNDTTICSGSSINISASGGTDYIWSPASGLSSTTIANPIANPQITTTYYVTVSNTYGCSDVADVIITVKESPVVNAGSDVIICNGNSIQLHASGGDSYLWLPDNYLSSNTVADPISTPPITTTYVVTTISINGCSGSDDITVNVNALPTIDAGQAVTICKYQSTTLVATGGSSYTWDNGIANNSITVHPILNTIYTVTGTDINGCTNTDNVAVTVLNYEPPVITPDGPVFFCDNDPIDVNLISTTGYSSYLWNNGSISSSIHVTTAGAYYCEGAYTNGCSDTSNVIIVGNYPSPDAPIIIADGPINFCENDSVAVNLSTSVLYNYYNWSTGSVTPSVHATHAGFYWVTVTDVHGCSSVSIDPLEITFTPLPVVYFNYGSNGLYYEFFNFSLNGNSYLWYFGDGTTSTLENPTHTYTDYGTYPIVLAVTNMCGTSLDTVWITVNTGAGIDENEPVDNLTIYPIPTKDLLFMSFETYNSDIDFSIVNILGQELYKESLGTINGKYKKVIDMMSYPTGVYFLRIKSEKGIINKKIVVN